Proteins found in one Caldisericia bacterium genomic segment:
- a CDS encoding 5-formyltetrahydrofolate cyclo-ligase has protein sequence MKSKEEIRNFVWDKMERENVASFPRPVFGRIPNFVGSDKVCEKIKELNEFKIAKAIFVAPDSPLRRAREIVLEEGKILVVALPHIKDIVEIHERVNIKEASIIRGFEKYGKPLKSKIDLMIEGSVAVDLKGNRIGKGKGYGDKEYEILKNRRFLKESLKIVTIVHECQIFEDFSYLMNERDIKVNYIITNKRIIKTF, from the coding sequence ATGAAATCTAAAGAAGAGATAAGAAATTTTGTTTGGGATAAAATGGAGAGAGAAAATGTTGCATCTTTTCCAAGACCAGTTTTTGGAAGAATTCCAAATTTTGTTGGTTCAGATAAAGTATGTGAAAAAATAAAAGAGTTAAATGAATTTAAAATTGCTAAGGCTATTTTTGTTGCACCTGATTCCCCGTTAAGAAGAGCAAGAGAAATAGTTCTTGAGGAAGGAAAAATTTTAGTTGTTGCTCTTCCACATATAAAAGATATTGTTGAAATTCATGAGAGAGTTAATATAAAGGAAGCATCAATTATTCGTGGATTTGAAAAGTATGGGAAACCTTTAAAATCAAAAATTGATCTTATGATTGAGGGAAGTGTTGCAGTTGATCTTAAAGGAAATAGAATTGGAAAAGGAAAGGGTTATGGAGATAAAGAGTATGAAATTTTAAAGAATAGGAGGTTTTTGAAAGAGAGTTTAAAAATAGTAACAATTGTTCATGAGTGTCAAATTTTTGAAGATTTCTCATATCTTATGAATGAAAGGGACATCAAGGTTAATTATATAATCACAAATAAAAGAATAATTAAAACTTTTTAA
- a CDS encoding sensor histidine kinase yields MEKRAETESKKINKITNLVAYITILIFIILQVNIVQSIREKIISFVIMVLFVILWRFWLPKIENSKFYLNLFILVETILILTPLILNINWGIFPYIFFVLSVFSLMELSFQNGIIWILIFSIISFFVFSYQLGVYQGILFGLLYGAGSLFFGGFGYALSIVIESKRKQEDLVNELSEANKKLKEYASKVEQLTLIEERNRLSREMHDSLGHHLVSASLLLEIVKRMIKENPDEAYKIIETIKKEISESLDELRNVVKTLRKPYEFDIPLEESIKNLINNFSKIENIKLDFEMDEDIKDLTFDYKITIFRVCQEALTNIEKHSHATEAKISLKKINNEIVLIIEDNGVGFPKNIKDDSFGLKGIKERAKILGGRVSFENREEGGAKIIFSLPLIQGGNSP; encoded by the coding sequence ATGGAAAAAAGAGCGGAAACAGAATCTAAAAAAATAAATAAAATAACAAATCTTGTAGCATACATAACAATATTGATTTTCATAATTTTACAAGTAAATATTGTTCAAAGCATTAGAGAAAAAATAATAAGTTTTGTTATTATGGTTTTATTTGTAATTTTATGGAGATTTTGGCTTCCAAAAATTGAAAATTCAAAATTCTATTTGAATCTTTTTATTTTAGTTGAAACAATATTAATTCTAACTCCTTTAATTTTGAATATAAATTGGGGCATATTTCCTTATATATTTTTTGTTTTAAGTGTATTTTCTCTTATGGAACTCTCTTTTCAAAATGGAATAATATGGATATTAATTTTTTCTATTATTTCTTTTTTTGTTTTTTCTTATCAACTTGGAGTTTATCAAGGTATACTTTTTGGTTTACTTTATGGAGCAGGATCACTATTTTTTGGTGGATTTGGTTATGCTTTATCAATTGTTATAGAATCAAAGAGAAAACAAGAAGATTTAGTAAATGAATTAAGTGAAGCTAATAAAAAATTAAAAGAGTATGCTTCAAAAGTTGAGCAATTAACACTTATAGAGGAGAGAAATAGATTATCAAGAGAAATGCATGATTCTCTTGGACACCATCTTGTTTCTGCATCCCTTCTTTTAGAGATAGTTAAAAGGATGATTAAAGAAAATCCAGATGAAGCATATAAAATAATAGAAACTATTAAAAAGGAGATTAGCGAATCACTTGATGAATTAAGAAATGTTGTAAAAACTTTAAGAAAACCATATGAATTTGATATTCCTTTAGAAGAATCTATTAAAAATTTAATTAATAATTTCTCAAAAATAGAAAATATAAAATTAGATTTTGAAATGGATGAAGATATAAAAGATTTAACATTTGATTATAAAATAACAATATTTAGGGTTTGTCAAGAAGCATTAACAAATATAGAAAAACACTCTCATGCAACAGAAGCAAAAATCAGTTTGAAAAAGATAAATAATGAAATTGTTCTTATAATAGAAGATAATGGTGTTGGATTTCCAAAAAATATAAAAGATGACTCTTTTGGTCTTAAAGGAATAAAAGAGAGGGCAAAAATTTTAGGTGGGAGGGTGAGTTTTGAAAATAGAGAAGAGGGTGGTGCAAAAATTATCTTTTCTCTTCCTTTAATTCAAGGAGGAAACTCACCTTGA
- a CDS encoding SHOCT domain-containing protein has protein sequence MCHLFYWFPFFMGGFGWLWIVIGLILIVGLIILFTRKFDFGCMMHDSGHTHRIHDEDPITILKRMYAKGEISEEEYEKRRKNIEK, from the coding sequence ATGTGTCACTTATTTTATTGGTTCCCATTTTTTATGGGTGGTTTTGGATGGTTATGGATAGTAATAGGATTAATTTTGATCGTTGGTTTAATAATTCTTTTTACAAGAAAATTTGATTTTGGCTGCATGATGCACGATTCTGGGCACACTCATCGTATACATGATGAAGATCCTATAACAATTTTAAAAAGAATGTATGCTAAAGGAGAAATTAGCGAAGAAGAATATGAAAAGAGAAGAAAAAACATCGAAAAATAA
- a CDS encoding response regulator transcription factor has translation MSEKIKILIVDDQKLIREGLKVLLELEKDFLIVGEASNGLEAYEAYIKLKPDVVLMDIQMPVMNGVEAIKKIKEFDENSKIIILTTFDDDQYVYDGLKSGALGYILKDTSIEKLSETIKIVYSGGALIEPFITKKILSELSKFEKTKKSKDELIEELNLRELEILRLISKGYTNQEIANKLNLSVGTVKNYVTTILQKIGAKDRTEAAILAKEIGII, from the coding sequence TTGAGTGAAAAAATAAAAATTTTAATTGTTGATGATCAAAAACTAATAAGAGAGGGTCTTAAAGTTCTTCTTGAATTAGAGAAAGATTTTTTAATTGTAGGGGAAGCATCAAATGGATTAGAAGCATATGAAGCTTATATTAAATTAAAACCAGATGTTGTTTTGATGGATATCCAGATGCCAGTTATGAATGGAGTTGAAGCAATTAAAAAAATAAAAGAGTTTGACGAGAATTCAAAAATAATAATTCTTACAACTTTTGATGATGACCAATATGTATATGATGGATTAAAAAGTGGTGCTTTAGGTTACATTTTAAAAGATACTTCAATTGAAAAACTCTCAGAAACAATAAAAATTGTTTATAGTGGAGGGGCTTTAATTGAACCATTCATTACTAAAAAAATCCTTTCAGAACTATCTAAATTTGAAAAAACCAAAAAGAGCAAAGATGAATTAATTGAAGAGTTAAATTTAAGAGAATTGGAAATTTTGAGGTTAATTTCAAAAGGTTATACAAATCAGGAAATTGCCAATAAATTAAATCTTTCAGTTGGAACAGTAAAAAATTATGTAACTACAATTTTACAAAAAATTGGAGCGAAAGATAGAACTGAAGCAGCAATTTTAGCAAAAGAGATCGGAATTATATGA
- a CDS encoding DUF4760 domain-containing protein: MSQAEIILKLTEMRMWEKIDDAFIWMYTQFKADSYEEFKEKYPRGTKERKYFTTVCNFFELCGVLVLRGHLDEDLFFDLSFGLDVMWKKVKPMMEGFRKETNVRMYENFELLYQKHEEWLKRNPPKLK, from the coding sequence ATGAGTCAAGCCGAAATCATTTTAAAATTAACTGAAATGAGAATGTGGGAAAAAATCGATGATGCTTTCATATGGATGTACACTCAATTCAAAGCAGATTCATATGAAGAGTTTAAAGAAAAATATCCAAGAGGTACAAAGGAAAGAAAATATTTCACAACAGTGTGTAATTTCTTTGAATTGTGTGGTGTTCTTGTTTTAAGAGGACATTTAGATGAAGATCTATTTTTTGATCTTAGTTTTGGTCTTGATGTTATGTGGAAAAAGGTAAAGCCAATGATGGAAGGTTTTAGAAAAGAGACAAATGTAAGAATGTATGAAAATTTTGAACTTTTATACCAAAAACATGAGGAATGGTTAAAGAGAAATCCACCAAAATTAAAATAG
- a CDS encoding radical SAM protein, which translates to MKEFGFQWHITDFCNLRCKHCYQSKFNKENELSFEKIIFIVDKISETLKDKKISVNLTGGEPFLRNDILNIISYINEKENFKEINIITNGTILNEEIIIFLNKTDKFKYLKVSIESYDEIKNDFIRGKGNFKKVTENIKYFLKLLNKKILIMITLSSLNYKDLISFFEFAKDLNVDGVIIERFVPLGRGRSLFNYYLKKEEWKEVMREIIYFLDLNISPIDLLPYKAFWIDLKNNKIKGALCNLGDESMAIMPDGTIFPCRRLPISYGNILNDDFNEILKKLKDFRNGVKERLKGKCSKCNVENCIGCRALTYAISGDLYNEDPQCFLP; encoded by the coding sequence GTGAAAGAATTTGGTTTTCAATGGCACATAACAGATTTCTGTAACTTAAGATGTAAACATTGTTATCAAAGTAAATTTAATAAGGAAAATGAACTTTCTTTTGAAAAAATTATTTTTATTGTTGATAAAATAAGCGAAACTCTAAAAGATAAAAAAATTTCAGTAAATTTAACTGGTGGAGAGCCATTTTTAAGAAATGATATTTTAAATATAATCTCTTATATAAATGAAAAAGAAAATTTTAAAGAAATAAATATAATAACTAATGGAACAATATTAAATGAAGAGATTATAATTTTTTTAAATAAAACAGATAAATTTAAGTATCTTAAGGTTTCAATTGAATCATATGATGAGATCAAAAATGATTTTATAAGAGGAAAAGGAAATTTTAAAAAAGTCACTGAGAATATAAAATATTTCCTTAAGTTATTAAACAAAAAAATTTTGATTATGATCACATTATCCTCTCTAAATTATAAAGATTTAATATCCTTTTTTGAATTTGCAAAAGATTTAAATGTTGACGGAGTTATCATTGAAAGGTTTGTTCCACTTGGAAGAGGAAGGAGTCTATTTAATTATTATTTAAAAAAAGAAGAATGGAAGGAGGTTATGAGAGAGATAATTTATTTTCTTGATTTAAATATCTCACCCATTGATCTCCTTCCATACAAAGCCTTCTGGATTGATCTTAAAAATAATAAAATAAAAGGAGCACTTTGCAATCTTGGAGATGAGTCAATGGCAATTATGCCAGATGGAACAATTTTTCCGTGTAGAAGACTACCTATATCTTATGGAAATATTTTAAATGATGATTTTAATGAGATTTTAAAAAAACTAAAGGATTTTAGAAATGGGGTAAAAGAAAGACTCAAGGGAAAATGTAGTAAATGTAATGTAGAAAATTGTATTGGATGCAGAGCATTAACTTATGCTATTTCAGGCGACCTTTATAATGAAGACCCTCAATGTTTTTTACCATGA
- a CDS encoding sulfite exporter TauE/SafE family protein, with protein MKVKKVFIDGMHCSGCVNLMEKELSKIKGVKKVEVSLSGGFAKIYYDNLEPDFEEIQKIVTNNGYKAYDSLDDKKRNQKLKYREWLITLSIFSIILLIFIFLKKTNIINNISFLNKEISYTFSFMMGVVASISTCFAVVGSVVLTFNQRHNFSNKNKTSDILLPNILFQIGRVGGFFILGGLLGMIGGTLKLENKFFSIYTILIGVILIFLSLNMIGITLPFKVNIFKNFTLIEKTKKSKGIFSPLLLGIFTFFLPCGFTQSMQALALLSGSFLKGGLLLFLFSLGTLPVLLLLGIFSRTVKVGNFKILQKTLGLIIILMAFYTISSGITIYKNTLISNSLNKENIVENIESFKDFQIVEMHIKYSGFEPNVIKVKKGIPVKWIIYGDEVTGCTDRIIVPSLNIKKDITSYETIIIFTPKEKGVIPFSCWMGMVRGKFIVE; from the coding sequence ATGAAAGTAAAGAAAGTTTTTATTGATGGAATGCATTGTAGTGGTTGTGTGAATTTAATGGAAAAAGAATTAAGTAAAATTAAAGGAGTTAAAAAGGTCGAAGTATCTCTTTCTGGTGGTTTTGCAAAAATTTATTATGATAATCTTGAACCTGATTTTGAAGAGATCCAAAAAATTGTTACAAATAATGGTTATAAGGCATATGATAGTTTAGATGATAAAAAAAGGAATCAAAAATTGAAATACAGAGAATGGTTGATAACTTTATCTATTTTCTCAATAATACTTTTAATATTCATCTTTTTAAAGAAAACTAATATTATAAACAATATAAGTTTTTTAAATAAAGAAATCTCTTATACTTTTTCTTTTATGATGGGAGTTGTTGCATCTATTAGCACATGTTTTGCAGTTGTTGGTTCAGTAGTATTAACTTTTAACCAAAGACATAATTTTTCAAATAAAAATAAAACAAGTGATATTTTATTACCAAATATACTTTTTCAAATTGGAAGAGTAGGTGGATTCTTTATATTAGGTGGACTTCTTGGTATGATAGGTGGAACTCTTAAATTAGAAAATAAGTTTTTCTCAATTTATACTATTTTAATAGGTGTAATACTAATATTTCTCTCTTTAAATATGATTGGCATAACACTTCCTTTTAAAGTAAATATATTTAAAAATTTTACATTAATAGAAAAAACAAAAAAATCTAAAGGCATTTTTTCACCATTATTATTGGGAATTTTTACTTTCTTTCTTCCATGTGGCTTCACACAGAGTATGCAAGCCTTAGCACTATTAAGTGGAAGTTTCTTAAAAGGAGGCCTTTTGCTTTTTCTTTTCTCTTTAGGAACTTTACCTGTCTTATTATTACTTGGAATATTTTCAAGAACTGTGAAAGTAGGTAATTTTAAAATTTTACAAAAAACTTTAGGATTAATTATAATATTAATGGCATTTTATACAATTTCTTCTGGAATAACTATTTATAAAAATACATTGATTTCAAATTCTTTGAATAAAGAAAATATAGTAGAAAATATTGAAAGTTTTAAAGATTTTCAAATTGTAGAAATGCATATAAAATATAGTGGCTTTGAGCCAAATGTTATTAAAGTTAAAAAGGGTATTCCAGTAAAATGGATAATTTATGGAGACGAAGTAACTGGTTGCACTGATAGAATAATTGTTCCAAGTTTAAACATAAAAAAAGACATCACCTCTTACGAAACAATAATAATATTCACTCCAAAAGAAAAAGGGGTAATACCTTTTTCATGTTGGATGGGTATGGTAAGAGGAAAATTTATAGTTGAATAA